One segment of Streptomyces sp. NBC_00576 DNA contains the following:
- a CDS encoding XRE family transcriptional regulator yields the protein MDTTRNTVLEAWMTEHGYSSNSLAEAVNRAIERLTGRPGGLDGSSVRAWKAGRVTWPKSAARKALEDVTGLPAVALGFVPRGRPSSIPAPPQQEDPDMKRRTLVGSIAAAAAAAAAPGTASPRRIGMSDVNRLNKRFAEIIASDHRHGGQLGIEQRAAALADEALNLQNSGSATQRVRSNLYASAAAFRSSAMWAAIDGRRYDVAKAHMREAQALAEMSGDQTIKFRIWSHAGAMYRHMGRPADAFAANDVARNLHLTRRDPLFASLGMARQGAIHGAAQDRTGTRRAFEQAQDAMLRANAADYRPVWMLAFYDQAELDSLALSAHLALGDYSTAEYHAHRCLSALRPHMIRSRAITTTRLAHAQLAQGAPEAATATAMKVPAEAATQHARVTRMLQEFGAALRATAPGSPTVQTWTEHTTTWRIAA from the coding sequence ATGGACACCACCCGCAACACCGTTCTTGAGGCGTGGATGACCGAACACGGCTACAGCTCCAACAGCCTCGCCGAGGCCGTGAACAGGGCCATTGAACGGTTGACCGGGCGCCCTGGAGGACTCGACGGCTCATCGGTCCGAGCATGGAAAGCGGGCCGGGTCACGTGGCCAAAGTCAGCTGCCCGCAAGGCACTTGAGGACGTCACCGGACTACCCGCCGTCGCTTTAGGGTTCGTGCCACGGGGCCGGCCTTCGTCCATCCCGGCCCCACCGCAGCAGGAGGACCCCGACATGAAGCGCCGTACCCTTGTCGGCAGCATCGCGGCGGCTGCTGCCGCAGCAGCCGCACCCGGCACCGCATCGCCACGCCGTATCGGCATGAGCGACGTCAACCGCCTGAACAAGCGCTTCGCCGAGATCATCGCCAGCGACCACCGCCACGGCGGACAACTCGGCATCGAGCAGCGGGCCGCCGCCCTCGCCGACGAGGCGCTCAACCTCCAGAACTCCGGCAGCGCCACCCAGCGGGTACGCAGCAACCTCTATGCCTCCGCAGCGGCGTTCCGTTCCTCAGCAATGTGGGCCGCCATCGACGGCCGCCGCTATGACGTCGCCAAGGCGCACATGCGTGAGGCCCAGGCGCTCGCCGAGATGTCCGGCGACCAGACGATCAAGTTCCGTATCTGGAGCCATGCGGGAGCCATGTACCGGCACATGGGCCGTCCCGCCGACGCGTTCGCCGCCAACGACGTTGCCCGCAACCTGCACCTCACCCGCCGAGACCCCCTGTTCGCATCCCTCGGTATGGCCCGCCAGGGCGCCATCCACGGCGCGGCGCAGGACCGCACCGGTACCCGGCGGGCGTTCGAGCAAGCACAGGACGCCATGCTGCGCGCCAACGCCGCCGACTACCGACCGGTGTGGATGCTCGCCTTCTACGACCAGGCCGAACTGGACTCCCTGGCCCTCTCCGCGCACTTGGCGCTCGGCGACTACTCGACCGCCGAGTACCACGCTCACCGTTGTCTGTCCGCCCTCCGGCCCCATATGATCCGTTCCCGGGCCATCACGACCACCCGGCTCGCACACGCCCAGCTCGCGCAGGGCGCCCCCGAAGCCGCCACAGCCACCGCGATGAAGGTCCCCGCCGAAGCTGCCACCCAGCACGCCCGGGTCACGCGCATGCTGCAGGAATTCGGGGCCGCACTACGCGCCACGGCACCGGGCAGCCCCACCGTGCAGACCTGGACCGAGCACACCACCACCTGGAGGATTGCCGCATGA
- a CDS encoding GNAT family N-acetyltransferase, with protein sequence MTTAPAIELRTFTTLDTARGDLLDVYADVRAPLLHLPNYAVTAFGERLDRHSAEPGFTAVLAYADGHPVGYAYGNTIEHGDRYWQRISPAPAEKYTERPAVALKEIGVRPSWRKTGTARRIHDALLATCDEPYVTLMVNPAAGDGKVHALYKSWGYEDIGQSQPSPASPVLTAMIRAIR encoded by the coding sequence ATGACCACGGCGCCCGCCATCGAACTGCGCACCTTCACCACCCTCGACACCGCCCGCGGCGACCTCCTCGACGTGTACGCCGACGTACGCGCCCCACTACTCCACCTGCCGAACTACGCCGTCACCGCGTTCGGCGAGCGCCTGGACCGGCACAGCGCCGAGCCGGGGTTCACGGCCGTCCTCGCGTACGCGGACGGACATCCGGTCGGTTACGCCTACGGCAACACCATCGAGCACGGCGACCGCTACTGGCAGCGGATCAGCCCGGCGCCGGCGGAGAAGTACACCGAGCGTCCGGCCGTGGCCCTGAAGGAGATCGGCGTCCGGCCGTCCTGGCGGAAGACCGGTACCGCCCGCCGCATCCACGATGCCCTACTCGCCACATGCGACGAGCCGTACGTCACGCTCATGGTCAACCCGGCCGCTGGCGACGGAAAAGTCCACGCGCTCTACAAGTCGTGGGGATACGAGGACATCGGACAGAGCCAACCATCACCGGCCTCGCCAGTCCTCACCGCGATGATCCGCGCCATCCGCTGA